CGTTCTCCCGCTTGTAGGAGATCCAGGTCTCGATCAGATCCTCGGTGAACACGCCACCCTCGGTGAGGTATTCGTGATCCTCTTCGAGCTTGTCGATCACCGCACCCAGCGAGGTGGGTGCCTGCGGGATCGCGGCGGCCTCGTCCGGCGGCAGCTCGTAGAGGTCCTTGTCGACCGGCTGCAGCGGCTCGATCTTCTTCTTGATGCCGTCGATGCCGGCCATGAGCATGGCCGCGAACGCCAGGTACGGGTTGCCCGAGCTGTCCGGGCAACGGAACTCGAGGCGCTTGGCCTTCGGGTTGTTACCGGTGATCGGGATACGCACGCAGGCCGAGCGGTTGCGCTGGCTGTACACCAGGTTGATCGGGGCCTCGTAGCCGGGCACCAGACGCTTGTAGGAGTTCACCGTGGGGTTGGTGAACGCCAGCAGCGACGGCGCGTGGTGCAGGATGCCGCCGATGTAGTGACGCGCGATGTCCGACAGGCCGGCGTAACCGGACTCGTCGTGGAACAGCGGCTGGCCGTCCTTCCACAGCGACTGGTGGGCGTGCATGCCCGACCCGTTGTCGCCGAACAGCGGCTTGGGCATGAAGGTGACGGTCTTGCCGGCCTTCCACGCGGTGTTCTTGATGATGTACTTGAACAGCAGCACGTCGTCGGCCGCGGCCAGCAGCGTGTTGAACTTGTAGTTGATCTCGGCCTGGCCCGCGGTGCCCACCTCGTGGTGACCACGCTCGAGGGTGAAGCCGGCGTTGATCAGGTTGGTGGCCATCTGGTCGCGCAGGTCGACATAGTGGTCATACGGCGCGACGGGGAAGTAGCCGCCCTTGGGGCGGACCTTGTAGCCGCGGTTGGCGCTGCCGTCGGCCTCGAAGGGCTCACCGGTGTTCCACCAGCCCGACTCGGAGTCGACCTCGTAGAAGGTGCCGTTGATCTTGGAGTCGAAGCTCACCGAGTCGAAGATGTAGAACTCGGCCTCGGCGCCGAAGAACGCGGTGTCGGCGATGCCGGTGCTGGCGAGGTAGTTCTCCGCCTTGCGGGCGACGTTGCGGGGGTCGCGGGAGTATGCCTCGCGGGTGAACGGATCGTGCACGAAGAAGTTCAGGTTGAGCGTCTTCGCCTCACGGAACGGGTCGATGCGCGCGGTGTTGGGGTCGGGCAGCAGCATCATGTCGGATTCGTGGATCGACTGGAACCCACGCACCGACGAGCCGTCGAATGCAAGCCCGTCCTCGAAGACGCTTTCATCGAACGCCGACGCCGGGATCGAGAAGTGCTGGACGACGCCGGGCAGATCACAGAAGCGAATGTCGACGTACTCGACGTTTTCGTCCTTGATCAGCTTGAAGATGTCGTCGGACGTCTTTTCTGCCACTGAGTGTTCTCCTTTACTGGTAACCCGCGCGTCGACGCTATGGACATGATGTTGCGCAGTCGTCAACCCAATGTTGCGCCGAAGTTACGCAATCGGCCGGAGACCGCCGACCGGACGATTTCAGCTACAAATCGCCGCCGAACCCCGTCCGACGTGGCACCCGGCGGGCGGATGCCTGGACCCGCCTATCCTGACATCATGGCCCGCACAAACGGCTCCCGGCTGGGATCCTGGCTATCTGGTCCCGGTCCATTCGATGCGGGCCACGGCGCTGACGGCAATAACGGCGCAGACGGCACGGCCCGAACCGGTAAGTACCCCGGTGAGCGGCTGGGCCTGCCCGAGGACGGCGCGGGTTCGATCGCGCGGACGGGTCGACGCCTCGGCGCGTTGATCGTGGACTGGTTGATCGCATACGGGCTGGCCGCGCTGCTGATGGCACTCGGGGTGATCGCCCTGCCGGTGCTGTCGACCGCGGTGCTGGTGATCTGGATGGTCGTCGGCACGGTCGCGGTGCGGCTGTTCTCGTTCACCCCGGGTCAGTACGTGCTCGGCCTGGTGGTGGTGCCCGCCGACGGGCGTGACCGCATCGGCATCGTCCGCGCCTTCATCCGCGTGGTGCTGATCGCGCTCGTCATCCCGCCGCTGGTGTTCGACAGCGACATGCGCAGCCTGCACGACCGCGCGAGCTTCACCGCGGTGTTGCGGCGCTGAGTCCCGGCGCCTCGTGCCAGATCCGGCCGTCGGTCATGGTCAGCAGCACCTGGGCGGTGTGGATCGCGTGCGGGTCGACCGCGAAGATGTCGGTGTCGAGCACGATGAGATCCGCGCGCTTGCCCACCTCGACCGAGCCCACGACGTCGTCGAGCCGTAACTGATACGCCGCCCCGAGGGTGTTGGCGTGCACGGCCTCGGCCACCGACAGCCGCTGGTCGGCCGGAGCGAGCACGGGTGCGTCGACATCCCCGATCAACTGCCGGGTGACGCCGATCTGGATGGCGTCGAGCGGTTTGTGCGTCGAGAAGTAGCCGGCCGCAGGCCAGTCGGTGCCCAGCGAGATCCGCCCGCCCGCCCGCAGGATGTCGCGCGGGCGGTAGAGGAGGTCCATGCGGGGCGCGCCGTACCGTGCCGCCATGTTCTGGACCGTGTCGGGATCCGCGGAGAACCAGTTGGCGGAGAACTCGGCGATGACGCCGAGCTCACCGAACCGCGGTGCGTCGGCGTCGGCGACGTGCACCAGGTGGGCGATGGTGTGTCGGCGGTCGCGCGGTCCGTTGCGACCGATCGCGCCCTCGATGGCGTCGAGCGCGACCCGCACGGTGCGTTCGCCGCACGCGTGGACGTGCACGTCGATGCCGGCCCGGTCGAACAGGCCGATCATCTCGTGCCACTGCGCCTCGGTGAACGCCGAGCTGCCCGTGGTGTCGGGTCTGTCGGCGTAGGGCTCGATGAGCCACGCGGTGTAGCCGCCCTGCGTTCCGTCGCCCACGATCTTGAGCACGTCCACGCTGACCAGTTCGGTCGTGACGCTGTCGCGGGCCGCCAGGAACTCCTCGACAACAGCCGTGAAGTCACCGTCGGCCGGGGGCGATTTGATCGCATACGACGCCACCACCCGAAACGGCAGCGCCCCGGCCCTCTCCAGGTCGGCGTAGAGCGCGATGACCGAGGCCTGATCGCCGCCGACGGGCGGGACCCCCGCGTCGAACACCGTCGTGATGCCCGCCTCGGCGGCGCTGGGCAGCCAGCCTTCGAGCATGCGCCGCATGGCCTGGGGCGAGATCGGCTCGACGGCGTTGACCAGGCCGAGCACGGCGTTGACCTCCAGGACGTAGCCCGTCGGGTCACCGTTGCGGTCGCGCTGGAAGTAACTGAACCCGGGAACCGGGTCCGGGGTGTCCCGGTCGATGCCCGCGGCCGCCAGGGCGGCGCTGTTGGCCCACATGCTGTGCGCGTCGATCGCGAAGAACAGGCCGGGACGGTCGGGCAGCACACGGTCCAGATCGGCGCGGGACGGGCCGTCGGGTCCGAACATGTCCACGCGCCACCCGAAGCCGCGCACCACGCCGTCGGGGTGCGCCTCGGCGTAGGCCGCGATGGCCGCGAGCGCGTCGTCTCTGGTGGGCACCTGAAGGTCGACGCCGTGGCCGAGGAACGCGCCGAGGATCGGGTGGGTGTGGCCTTCGACAAAGCCCGGCATGAGCAGCCTGCCGTCGAGGTCGATCACGCGGGTCCGCGGCCCGGCGCCGGCCAGCACCTCGGCGGTGCGGCCGACGTGGGTGATGGTGTGACCGCGCACCGCGACCGCCTCGGCCCACGGCGACGGCCCTGCCACGGTGTGGACCCGACCGTTGGTGAAGACGACGTCGGCGTCAGCGGTGCACACCCCGCGGGGCGCTCAGCGACGCCGCGCGGTGCGCTGCACGCCGCGCATCTTCGCGGCGTTGGGCAGCGGACCCTTCGGGACCGCGGTCGGGCCGACCTTGCTGCCGAGCGCGGCCAGCCGCGACTCCAGC
This region of Mycolicibacterium goodii genomic DNA includes:
- the glnA gene encoding type I glutamate--ammonia ligase, which translates into the protein MAEKTSDDIFKLIKDENVEYVDIRFCDLPGVVQHFSIPASAFDESVFEDGLAFDGSSVRGFQSIHESDMMLLPDPNTARIDPFREAKTLNLNFFVHDPFTREAYSRDPRNVARKAENYLASTGIADTAFFGAEAEFYIFDSVSFDSKINGTFYEVDSESGWWNTGEPFEADGSANRGYKVRPKGGYFPVAPYDHYVDLRDQMATNLINAGFTLERGHHEVGTAGQAEINYKFNTLLAAADDVLLFKYIIKNTAWKAGKTVTFMPKPLFGDNGSGMHAHQSLWKDGQPLFHDESGYAGLSDIARHYIGGILHHAPSLLAFTNPTVNSYKRLVPGYEAPINLVYSQRNRSACVRIPITGNNPKAKRLEFRCPDSSGNPYLAFAAMLMAGIDGIKKKIEPLQPVDKDLYELPPDEAAAIPQAPTSLGAVIDKLEEDHEYLTEGGVFTEDLIETWISYKRENEIMPIQIRPHPYEFSLYYDV
- a CDS encoding RDD family protein, translating into MARTNGSRLGSWLSGPGPFDAGHGADGNNGADGTARTGKYPGERLGLPEDGAGSIARTGRRLGALIVDWLIAYGLAALLMALGVIALPVLSTAVLVIWMVVGTVAVRLFSFTPGQYVLGLVVVPADGRDRIGIVRAFIRVVLIALVIPPLVFDSDMRSLHDRASFTAVLRR
- a CDS encoding amidohydrolase yields the protein MCTADADVVFTNGRVHTVAGPSPWAEAVAVRGHTITHVGRTAEVLAGAGPRTRVIDLDGRLLMPGFVEGHTHPILGAFLGHGVDLQVPTRDDALAAIAAYAEAHPDGVVRGFGWRVDMFGPDGPSRADLDRVLPDRPGLFFAIDAHSMWANSAALAAAGIDRDTPDPVPGFSYFQRDRNGDPTGYVLEVNAVLGLVNAVEPISPQAMRRMLEGWLPSAAEAGITTVFDAGVPPVGGDQASVIALYADLERAGALPFRVVASYAIKSPPADGDFTAVVEEFLAARDSVTTELVSVDVLKIVGDGTQGGYTAWLIEPYADRPDTTGSSAFTEAQWHEMIGLFDRAGIDVHVHACGERTVRVALDAIEGAIGRNGPRDRRHTIAHLVHVADADAPRFGELGVIAEFSANWFSADPDTVQNMAARYGAPRMDLLYRPRDILRAGGRISLGTDWPAAGYFSTHKPLDAIQIGVTRQLIGDVDAPVLAPADQRLSVAEAVHANTLGAAYQLRLDDVVGSVEVGKRADLIVLDTDIFAVDPHAIHTAQVLLTMTDGRIWHEAPGLSAATPR